In Gammaproteobacteria bacterium, one DNA window encodes the following:
- a CDS encoding sulfatase-like hydrolase/transferase codes for MSIENFPRYGNRYWKTPNFDEMAEKGTEFLRHYTAAISTSMAFSAMLTGKNPHEFTDRKFYTNVQPTQFETIFSRLQAEGYDCHILWSPDYMIGAWPYVRCFGDESRTRIHVLEMQQTCAIQRPHDFTLERDDALMKKTKQLIYDELNSIQPASKQFIWMHLPHVLRGRCSYGDDIDVFDEILGFVRRKYGDESIYITADHGHMNLHKNIMAYGFHVYDLACRVPLISPRVNGLKKVERITSHTDLMDIILNGRIPEHDYVLTDSQYYCQPDRKLAVIGQRYKYIYNKRNRSEELYDLEWDPQERYNLLERDRYDDDRGGLKRITELYFYPYRSEAMKALKGLRAKKEEIWRNGTWSEEAYGSARNTVRHIIAKMRTELNKC; via the coding sequence ATGAGCATAGAAAATTTTCCACGCTATGGCAATCGTTATTGGAAAACCCCCAATTTTGATGAAATGGCTGAAAAAGGGACCGAATTCCTCCGCCATTATACGGCAGCCATCTCTACCTCTATGGCATTTAGCGCAATGCTGACCGGCAAAAATCCCCATGAATTTACGGATCGTAAGTTTTACACGAACGTGCAGCCCACGCAGTTCGAAACAATTTTCAGCCGTCTGCAGGCTGAGGGTTATGATTGCCATATTCTCTGGTCGCCGGATTATATGATTGGCGCATGGCCATATGTGCGCTGCTTTGGCGACGAGAGCAGAACTCGTATTCATGTACTGGAGATGCAACAAACATGCGCCATTCAGCGCCCGCACGATTTTACGTTGGAGCGTGACGACGCTCTGATGAAAAAGACGAAACAGTTGATCTACGATGAATTAAACAGCATTCAACCTGCCTCGAAACAGTTTATCTGGATGCATTTGCCGCATGTGTTGCGCGGTCGGTGCAGCTACGGTGACGACATAGATGTCTTCGATGAGATTCTCGGATTTGTACGAAGGAAATACGGTGATGAATCTATTTACATCACAGCGGATCACGGCCATATGAACCTACACAAGAACATTATGGCCTACGGCTTCCATGTATACGATTTAGCATGTCGTGTGCCACTGATCTCGCCTCGGGTCAATGGATTAAAAAAGGTGGAGAGGATTACCTCTCACACTGATCTGATGGATATTATTCTGAATGGAAGAATCCCGGAACATGATTATGTGCTGACAGATTCTCAGTATTATTGCCAGCCAGACCGAAAGCTAGCCGTCATCGGGCAGCGCTATAAATACATTTATAATAAGCGTAATCGTAGCGAAGAGCTTTACGATCTGGAGTGGGATCCGCAGGAACGTTATAATCTGCTGGAACGTGACAGGTATGATGATGACAGAGGCGGATTGAAGCGCATTACGGAATTGTATTTCTATCCATACCGCTCCGAAGCAATGAAAGCTCTGAAAGGGTTACGTGCAAAAAAGGAAGAAATATGGCGCAACGGCACCTGGAGTGAAGAAGCGTACGGTAGTGCACGCAACACGGTACGACATATTATTGCAAAAATGCGGACGGAGCTGAACAAATGTTAA